ATCTTGGTGTAGGCTTCGTCGTCGTCAAAGCTACCGTCGAGGTAGCGCAGGTGACTACAAAATTCAGACACAGCCTCACTGTCATGTTGATGTCCTTTTTTGTTGATACTTTCTTTTACAAAATCTCGATATTCTTGATCTGACAGAATTTTACGCGACAAGCCTATGATTACAAATTTATCTGGTAAAGCTCCTGTCACATATAAATCAAGTAAAGCTGGAAAAAGCTTAGTCTGAGCTAGATCGCCGGTTCCACCAAAAACTACTATAGCGGTCGGTAGGTTGTACTTTTTGTTATCTATCATCATTCTCAATAATACACCCACCTCTTGAAGACTTACACCCTTCCATGTTAATATTTTAGTAATCACGCAAGTAATTAAATCACTATGTTAGAAAAAGAAAAAATTGAAGCCTTACGAAAAAAACTCAGCACATCAGTCGATGATGTTATATTGATTGAAACCTTCAAGCTTTTAGGCGACAAAAATCGTTTTCGGATTATCAAAATGCTAACTGAAGAAAAGGAATTATGTGTTAGCGAACTGGCTGCCATTCTTGATACCTCAATGTCAGCTGTATCGCAACATCTTCGCATCTTAGAAATGTCGGGCTTAGTCGAAGGTAAGCGCTGTGGCCAGATGATGTGCTACACACCTTTAATAGATCATCCAAAAGTAAAGGCTATTATCAAACTAATGGATTCTTAATCTAGAGCAAAATGCCCATTAATTTAAACATAAAAAATATTCTTGGTGCGCTTTGGATTTTAATAATACTTGCCGCCATTTACTACTATCTAAGCCATGGCATATCGATTGAAACCATTCAAAGCAACCTAGCCGGTCTAGGTTGGTGGTCTGGACTAGTATTTATACTCGCATATACCATTAGACCTTTAGTATTTTTTCCAGCCTCAATTATGACCCCTTTGTCGGCGGTTCTATTTGGACCCGTCATGGGTTGGGTATATACATATATAGGTGAAAATTTATCTGCTACTGTCGCCTTCTTTACCGCCCGCTACTTTGGTCGTAACTTTGTCAAAGAGAACCAAAACGCCTTTATCAAAAAATACGATGAGAAACTGCGCTGCTGTGGCTTTGAAACAGTTTTAACCTTGCGCCTGATTCCTCTTTTCCCTTTTGATTTTGTTAACTATGCTTCTGGACTCTCCGCCATCCGTTACAGTAGCTATATCGGCGCAACCTTGCTCGGTGTAATTCCTGGTTTAACCGCCTACATCTTTCTCGGTGGATCATTAATGAATCCTTATTTGATCATTCCAACCGTTATTCTCTTTGGTTTGATTGCTTGGTTTGTCCACCGTCATCATAAAAAGACAAAGGATCAGGCATAAAAAAATAAAAGGCCGCCCAGCCCGTCATAAATGACGGGCTGGGCGGCCTTTTATTTTTTTATGCCTGCAAACGATACAACCACCGCAT
Above is a genomic segment from Candidatus Nomurabacteria bacterium containing:
- a CDS encoding TVP38/TMEM64 family protein, whose product is MPINLNIKNILGALWILIILAAIYYYLSHGISIETIQSNLAGLGWWSGLVFILAYTIRPLVFFPASIMTPLSAVLFGPVMGWVYTYIGENLSATVAFFTARYFGRNFVKENQNAFIKKYDEKLRCCGFETVLTLRLIPLFPFDFVNYASGLSAIRYSSYIGATLLGVIPGLTAYIFLGGSLMNPYLIIPTVILFGLIAWFVHRHHKKTKDQA
- a CDS encoding winged helix-turn-helix transcriptional regulator, whose amino-acid sequence is MLEKEKIEALRKKLSTSVDDVILIETFKLLGDKNRFRIIKMLTEEKELCVSELAAILDTSMSAVSQHLRILEMSGLVEGKRCGQMMCYTPLIDHPKVKAIIKLMDS